The Campylobacter curvus genome includes the window AATCCTAAATTTCAACACTGCAAAAAATAAGGTATTCATTATCGCCAAGCTCTAGACAAACCAAAGTAGCGAATCGCGCGGATACGGACGTAAAAAGTTACAAACCTACATGCTTGTTAACTGTTTTATATATAAATTTCAATAGACAAAACAAGAGGAATTTCGTAGAAATAAAAAAGGCTAAGGTGACTTTCGCCGACCTTAGCCCTGAGTTTAACACCTTTGCGTAAGGGGCGGAAAGCCCGCCAACCCGCAATGCACTAACTAAATTATTGAAGTAGTTTCAAGACGTTTTGTTGAACGCTGTTTGCTTGGCTCATAGCATAAGCACCTGATTGAGCTAGGATATTATGCTTAGAGAAGTTTGCTGACTCGCTAGCGAAGTCAACGTCTCTGATTTGAGATTCTGCTGATTTTACGTTAACTTGAGTAACAGTTATGTTATTTACTGTTGCTTGGAGCTGATTTTGAACAGAACCAAGGTCAGAGCGAACTAGATCAAGTGTTTTTTGAGCTGACTCAGCTATACTCATTACCGCCATAGCGCCGCGTAGTGTCATGACACCTGCTGATTGATTAACAGAAAGGGCTTTACTCATTCTTTGGAAGCCCATAGCGGTAGCTAGATTTTTATCTATTTGACCGCGAACATCTCTTAGAGATACTGATTGTTGCGCGCCGCCATTGACAGAGAATGCTATCGAAAGTTTTGTATTACCGCCGCCTACCATTTTGATATCGCGTCCGTCAAGGCGAACTAGGTTCAATCTACCGACAAAGCCCGCTGTTAATGATGAGCCACCAGCAGCTTTACCTTTGCCACCAAGACCTAAGCTTATTTTATCACCCGTTACTTGTATAGCCCGACCATCACGGCTAGTAAGCACCATTTTACCGCTTTCTGCATCGACAGAGGCCTCTACACCTGTTTGATCTTTTACAGAGTTGATAGCATTTACCAAAGCGCCGTTGCTGTCGTTTGCTTTGACTTCAAGATCACCGATCTTTACGCCGTTGATGGTAAGGCTCTTTATTTGTCCGCCAGCTATAGCACCTTCAGCTTTCCATGTTACATCATAAGTAGCGCGAACACCGGTTTTATCAGCTACTTTGTTGATATTTTCAGCTAAAGCACCAATACCTTTACCGATACCTGTTGAGATAGTAGCACCTGTAACGCCGACATCATTTACGCCATCTACGTTTAAGAATTTAAGATTTACATCACCCATAGCCGTTAAAAGCTTTGAGCTCTCAAATCTTGTCAGACCGATCTTATCAGATGTAGTCGCACCAATACTTGCTTTAACTGTTTGGTTTGAGTAAGCACCGATTTGGAATTCTTTGTTAGAGAATGTTCCGTTTAGGAGTTGTTGTCCATTGAAAGACGTAGTGTTACCGATGTTATCAAGCTCCTCCATCAAGCGAACGATGTCAGCTTGAAGTGCTTGACGTGATTGAGTAGTTTGTCCGTCTTGGGCTGATTGAGTAGCTTTAACTTTGATAGTGTCAAGAATTTTAAGCTGCTCGTCCATAGCCTTGTCAGCTACTTGGATGATACCGATAGCGTCGTTACCATTTGCGATAGCTTGACCAAGAGCGCTTGCTTGTGAGCGAAGGCTATCAGCGATAGATAGACCAGATGCGTCATCAGCGGCTGTTTGGATACGAAGACCTGAAGAAAGTTTGTTTAGAGACTTTGATAGGTCAGTGTTGTTGCTAACTGCGTTAGCGTGTGTGTTGAGGGCGTTTACGTTAGTGTTAATACGAAAACTCATTTTAAATCCTTTTAGTTTTTAGTTACGACTTCTTGTCGCACAAAAACTATATCGGAAGCTTTCAAAAAAACTTTAGAGCTAAAAAGAAAAAATTTTAAAAATTTTATGACTACCCTAAATTTTCCTTTTCATTATTGTAATATCAGATTTTTTTGTTACAATTACGCCAAAAATTTTAAAAGGCTACGGATGAAAGATCTAATCATTGTAGAGTCGCCTGCAAAAGCACGAACTATAAAAAATTTCCTAAGTAAAAACTACGATGTCATCGCATCTAAAGGGCACATAAGAGACCTGCCCAAAACCAGCTTTGGCATAAAGATCGAGGATGAGAAATTCACGCCAGAATACCGCGTGAGCCTGGATCATTCAAAGATAGTAAAAGAGATAAAAGAGCTCGCCAAGGGTGCAAACGAAATTTACCTCGCGACCGATGAGGATAGAGAGGGCGAGGCGATAGCATTTCACATCGCAAATGCTATCGGTAAAGAGGTCTCCGCGCTGCCTCGCATAGTCTTTCACGAGATAACAAAGACCGCCATCGACAATGCCTTAAAACATCCGCGAAAGATCGATATGAACAGCGTAAATGCGCAGCAAGCGCGTAGATTGCTCGATCGTATCGTAGGCTACAAGCTAAGCCCCCTTTTAAATTTAAAGATACAAAAGGGCCTAAGCGCAGGACGCGTGCAAAGTGCCGCACTCAAGATCATCGTCGATCGTGAGCGCGAGATCAGGGCGTTTAAACCGGTCGAGTATTACAGTATCGATACGAAATTTAAGACCGATCTTGACGCCGAGCTGATAAAATTTGAAGGCAAAAAGATAGAAAAGCTCACTATCACGAACGCCGATCGCGCCAAATACATCGTAGACGCCCTAAAAAACGAGAAATTTAGCGTCCGCGAGATAGAGAGCAAGGATAGAAAGATCCAGCCAAGCCCGCCATTTATGACCTCTACGCTTCAACAAAGCGCCTCAAACCGCCTAGGCTTTAGCCCTAAAAAGACGATGATGCTGGCTCAAACGCTTTATGAGGGCGTGCAGACGCACGAGGGCTTCATGGGCGCGATAACGTATATGAGAACGGACAGTCTAAATTTAGCCAAAGAGGCTATCGAGGCCGCGCGCGAGCTGATAAAAAGCGAGTTTGGCAAAGACTATCTGCCGCCAAAAGCCGTGCACTACGCCACTAGCTCAAAAGGCGCGCAAGAAGCGCACGAGGCCATACGCCCGACAAATCTAAATTTCACGCCCGAGATCGCGGCGAAATTTCTACAAAAAGACGAGCTGCGCCTTTATACTTTGATATACAATAGATTTTTAGCATGTCAGATGAGCGCATGCGTGAGCCAAACGCAAAATTTATTCGTCGTAAGCGATAATGGCGAGTTTAAGATAAGCGGCAGAAAGGTGCTATTTGACGGCTTTTACCGCGTTTATGGAGATATGGATAAGGATAAAATTTTACCAAATCTAAATGTAGGCGATGAGATGAAGCTTGAAAGCATCAAAGAAAGCCAGCATTTCACCGAGCCGCCTGCTCGCTACTCGGAGGCCGGACTTGTCAAAAAGCTAGAAAGCCTTGGCATAGGACGTCCTAGCACCTACGCCCCTACGATCTCACTACTGACCTCTCGCGAATACGTCAGGGTCGAGAAAAAGCAGCTCATACCAAACGACGTCGCCTTTAGCATGATAGGCGTTTTGGAGGAGCATTTTAATGATATCGTAGATAGCGAATTTACCTCACATCTTGAAGAGAAGCTCGACCTCATCGCCGAGGACAAGGCCGACTGGCAAAAGGTACTGAGCGAATTTTACTATCCTTTCATGGATAAAATTTCAGAAGGCAAAACGGGCATCAAAAGCCTCAAAGTCGCCACTCCGATCGGTGAGAAATGCCCTCAATGTGGCGGCGAGCTGGTAAAAAGAAAGGGTAGATACGGCGAATTCATCGCATGTAGCAATTTCCCGAAGTGTAAATACTCACGCAACATCGCAAGCGAGGCAAGCGACGCAGGCGCGCAAACAGCCGAGCCAAAAGCCAAAAAAGAGCTGGTAAAGCTAGACGTGCCATGTCCAAAGTGCGGCGGCGTCATCGTGGAAAGGTTTAGCAGGCGAGGGAAATTTTACGGCTGCGCCAACTATCCAAAGTGCGACTTCATCAGCAACTACGAGCCGACCGAGCATAAATGTAGCGAATGCGGGTCGATGATGGTCAAAAAAGAGCTCAAAAAAGGGACGTTTTTAGAGTGCACCAAATGCAAGCACAAAGTCCAGATAGGCGAAAACTGATTGAGCGTTCTTAAGCTTGGACTGATCTCGGATAGTCATTTTAAGCCTGACGTCGCGCGCGAAGCGATCGAAATTTTAAAGCGCGAGAGGGCGCAGATACTGCTTCACGCCGGAGATATCGTGGAGCTTGATACACTTTTGGCTCTGCGTGAAAGCGGGCTGGAGTATCGCGCCGTGCTTGGCAACAACGATGACGAGCTTGCGAAATTTAAGGGCGAATTCGAACTTTTTGACGAGCCTTATGAGTTTAAATTTATGGATATCAAAATCGCCCTCATGCATCATCCAAAATTTCTAAATATCGATGCTAATGTCGTAGTTTTCGGTCATACGCATAGCTTTGGCGCGATCATGAAAGACGGCAAGCTTTTTGTAAATCCGGGTGAAATTTGCGGACGGAAATTCGGTAAATTCAGCTTCATGCTACTAGTCTACGAAAATCAGGAATTTATCGCCGCAAGGTTTAGCAGATCGCCAAACGAGAGCCGGTGGCACAAAGAAACGATAAAGATAGAGAGTGTTTAAATTTTACGGACGAGAGAATTTTAGTATAGTGTTGATTTCTTAAACGAGCGCTTCGCTTCTGCTTTGCAGTTGCGAAAGGAGTGAAGCAAAAATCTTGCTAGCTCTACAAAGCGCCGAATTGTAGCACGATTTTTTGCTTTGCAACTGCGAGCAAAACGTGTTAAACGTTAAGTACTCTGCCTTTTGCTCATCTTATTTGCAAAGCAGAAGCTAGAATTTTAAAAAAACCTAATAAATTTTGCTTTAGACGAACCTGGTAAAATTTAAGAAGGCTCTGTTAAAATATTTCATTGATTTTCAGTTTTTAAAGCAGGAGAATGCGAACAGCATTCGAGTAAAACCTTGTTAGCGAGCTTATCGCCGCCGATTTTTCACTTCGCTATCGCTCGTGACGAGACTGCGCTACGAGCAGAGAAGCCACAGGCTGACCGCGGTCTGCTTGCAGTTGCGAAGCAAGTGTCAATAGTTTATTATAATAGAGCGATTAAGAAAATCAAATAAAAAGGAAATTTCAATGAAAACCATAATGCTATGCGCCATATCATCTTTGAGTGCGGGCAACTGCTCGG containing:
- a CDS encoding flagellin B, which encodes MSFRINTNVNALNTHANAVSNNTDLSKSLNKLSSGLRIQTAADDASGLSIADSLRSQASALGQAIANGNDAIGIIQVADKAMDEQLKILDTIKVKATQSAQDGQTTQSRQALQADIVRLMEELDNIGNTTSFNGQQLLNGTFSNKEFQIGAYSNQTVKASIGATTSDKIGLTRFESSKLLTAMGDVNLKFLNVDGVNDVGVTGATISTGIGKGIGALAENINKVADKTGVRATYDVTWKAEGAIAGGQIKSLTINGVKIGDLEVKANDSNGALVNAINSVKDQTGVEASVDAESGKMVLTSRDGRAIQVTGDKISLGLGGKGKAAGGSSLTAGFVGRLNLVRLDGRDIKMVGGGNTKLSIAFSVNGGAQQSVSLRDVRGQIDKNLATAMGFQRMSKALSVNQSAGVMTLRGAMAVMSIAESAQKTLDLVRSDLGSVQNQLQATVNNITVTQVNVKSAESQIRDVDFASESANFSKHNILAQSGAYAMSQANSVQQNVLKLLQ
- the topA gene encoding type I DNA topoisomerase gives rise to the protein MKDLIIVESPAKARTIKNFLSKNYDVIASKGHIRDLPKTSFGIKIEDEKFTPEYRVSLDHSKIVKEIKELAKGANEIYLATDEDREGEAIAFHIANAIGKEVSALPRIVFHEITKTAIDNALKHPRKIDMNSVNAQQARRLLDRIVGYKLSPLLNLKIQKGLSAGRVQSAALKIIVDREREIRAFKPVEYYSIDTKFKTDLDAELIKFEGKKIEKLTITNADRAKYIVDALKNEKFSVREIESKDRKIQPSPPFMTSTLQQSASNRLGFSPKKTMMLAQTLYEGVQTHEGFMGAITYMRTDSLNLAKEAIEAARELIKSEFGKDYLPPKAVHYATSSKGAQEAHEAIRPTNLNFTPEIAAKFLQKDELRLYTLIYNRFLACQMSACVSQTQNLFVVSDNGEFKISGRKVLFDGFYRVYGDMDKDKILPNLNVGDEMKLESIKESQHFTEPPARYSEAGLVKKLESLGIGRPSTYAPTISLLTSREYVRVEKKQLIPNDVAFSMIGVLEEHFNDIVDSEFTSHLEEKLDLIAEDKADWQKVLSEFYYPFMDKISEGKTGIKSLKVATPIGEKCPQCGGELVKRKGRYGEFIACSNFPKCKYSRNIASEASDAGAQTAEPKAKKELVKLDVPCPKCGGVIVERFSRRGKFYGCANYPKCDFISNYEPTEHKCSECGSMMVKKELKKGTFLECTKCKHKVQIGEN
- a CDS encoding YfcE family phosphodiesterase, coding for MSVLKLGLISDSHFKPDVAREAIEILKRERAQILLHAGDIVELDTLLALRESGLEYRAVLGNNDDELAKFKGEFELFDEPYEFKFMDIKIALMHHPKFLNIDANVVVFGHTHSFGAIMKDGKLFVNPGEICGRKFGKFSFMLLVYENQEFIAARFSRSPNESRWHKETIKIESV